From one Rosa rugosa chromosome 4, drRosRugo1.1, whole genome shotgun sequence genomic stretch:
- the LOC133742809 gene encoding uncharacterized protein LOC133742809, with product MADNVPPSSKQRVVLNPADCDLGFNIEGNGLLGSSLYEQRLAYCWFGARANVGVTGGKYCFGCKVVSFQSVQMEDTDPEDRNLCRVGISRGDDVVGSLGETSHSFGYESTGKFWNINATRSPCYGEKFGVGDTIVCAVNLEEKPLASISFSKNGKCLGTAMKFNAVVDSKNFQWESAFFPHLLLKNVEVELQFSVEDGLVPEDGFKPWASALGDGNAIVGPVFDDPKDCEVMMMVGMPASGKTTWAEKWVKDHPEKRYVFVGINMVFDQMKVPGHLRKQVKESDDDPYRLELLLIKACYILDSLSSRATVRAATTPRNYVLDSTYLKKGERQNELRQFNLFKKIAVVVFPSPEEVKARLLQRFDDLGFLVHAEIMNELLGNFVLPVSKDVPCSDELFDEVMFVELNRDESHKLLEEMKQEESDLNSNDSSPYSCKNFDESYPFSPNYGEREENLNVNGK from the exons ATGGCCGACAACGTGCCGCCGTCTTCGAAACAACGCGTCGTTCTCAATCCGGCAGATTGCGACCTAG GTTTCAACATTGAAGGCAATGGGCTTTTGGGCTCTTCCCTATACGAGCAGAGATTAGCTTATTGCTGGTTCGGTGCTCGAGCCAATGTGGGTGTAACTGGTGGGAAGTATTGTTTCGGTTGCAAAGTGGTGTCGTTCCAATCTGTTCAAATGGAGGACACTGACCCTGAAGACCGGAATCTTTGCCGGGTTGGTATTTCTAGAGGGGATGATGTGGTGGGAAGCCTAGGGGAAACAAGTCACAGCTTTGGGTACGAGAGCACTGGAAAATTCTGGAATATAAATGCTACTAGGTCTCCGTGCTATGGCGAGAAGTTTGGGGTTGGAGATACTATTGTTTGTGCCGTCAATCTTGAAGAAAAGCCCTTggcttccatttctttttccaaGAATGGAAAGTGTTTGGGTACGGCGATGAAGTTCAATGCGGTTGTGGATTCGAAGAATTTTCAGTGGGAATCTGCCTTTTTCCCTCACCTTCTGTTGAAAAATGTGGAGGTGGAGTTGCAGTTCAGTGTTGAAGATGGACTTGTTCCTGAAGATGGTTTTAAGCCTTGGGCGTCTGCTCTTGGGGATGGAAATGCGATTGTGGGACCGGTTTTTGATGATCCAAAGGATtgtgaagtgatgatgatggtgggtaTGCCTGCCTCAGGCAAAACAACTTGGGCAGAGAAATGGGTGAAAGACCACCCAGAGAAGCGATATGTTTTCGTTGGTATAAACATGGTTTTTGACCAAATGAAG GTGCCAGGGCACTTGCGTAAGCAGGTTAAGGAGAGTGATGATGACCCATATCGTCTCGAACTTCTGCTAATTAAAGCATGTTATATCTTAGATAGTCTTTCATCCAGAGCAACCGTCAGAGCAGCCACCACTCCTCGCAATTACGTTCTTGATAGCACATATCTAAAGAAGGGTGAACGTCAGAATGAACTTAGGCAGTTCAATCTGTTCAAGAAG ATTGCTGTTGTGGTGTTTCCAAGCCCCGAAGAGGTGAAGGCTCGTTTGCTGCAAAGATTTGATGATTTGGGATTTTTGGTACACGCTGAAATAATGAATGAATTGTTGG GCAATTTTGTTTTACCTGTCAGCAAGGATGTGCCTTGTTCAGATGAGCTTTTTGATGAG GTTATGTTCGTGGAACTCAACAGAGACGAATCACATAAACTTTTAGAGGAGATGAAGCAGGAAGAATCTGATTTGAACTCAAATGACTCTTCGCCGTATTCCTGCAAAAACTTTGACGAGTCTTATCCTTTTTCACCAAATTatggggagagagaggagaactTGAATGTGAATGGGAAGTAA